From Nitratidesulfovibrio vulgaris str. Hildenborough, a single genomic window includes:
- the ngr gene encoding nigerythrin has protein sequence MKVRAQVPTVKNATNFNMVADSKTAVGSTLENLKAAIAGETGAHAKYTAFAKAAREQGYEQIARLFEATAAAELIHIGLEYALVAEMEPGYEKPTVAAPSAYSCDLNLISGANGEIYETSDMYPAFIRKAQEEGNSKAVHVFTRAKLAESVHAERYLAAYNDIDAPDDDKFHLCPICGYIHKGEDFEKCPICFRPKDTFTAY, from the coding sequence ATGAAAGTCAGAGCACAGGTTCCCACCGTCAAGAATGCGACCAACTTCAACATGGTGGCAGACAGCAAGACCGCCGTGGGAAGCACGCTGGAGAACCTCAAGGCTGCCATCGCCGGAGAGACCGGGGCACATGCCAAGTACACGGCCTTCGCCAAGGCAGCCAGAGAACAGGGGTATGAGCAGATTGCACGCCTCTTTGAAGCCACGGCGGCAGCCGAACTCATCCACATCGGTCTGGAGTACGCTCTCGTTGCCGAGATGGAACCGGGCTATGAGAAGCCCACGGTGGCAGCGCCTTCAGCCTACAGCTGCGACCTGAACCTCATCTCCGGCGCCAATGGCGAAATCTACGAGACGTCCGACATGTACCCGGCTTTCATCAGGAAGGCGCAGGAGGAGGGCAACTCGAAGGCTGTCCATGTGTTCACGCGGGCCAAGCTTGCCGAATCCGTCCATGCCGAACGCTATCTCGCCGCATACAACGACATCGACGCCCCGGACGATGACAAGTTCCACCTGTGCCCCATCTGCGGCTATATCCACAAGGGAGAAGACTTCGAGAAGTGTCCCATCTGCTTCCGCCCCAAGGACACCTTCACAGCCTATTGA
- a CDS encoding class I SAM-dependent methyltransferase, producing the protein MSDDTRSTPRQLEELARLRPELADTAMLLRDMYLTLEQRRPRYDTTFVDAYPPGHFHSPLPSRDEVAAVAHRAFDVPEGANPLGGVDLREREQLKLYAALVPFYAAMPFKDQPTEGLRYHFANDFFAHTDAFVLYAMMRHFRPRRIVEAGSGFSSCVMLDTDERFLDGATRFTFVEPYPERLLTHIRPEDRTRCTIVTDFAQNVALETYTSLEAGDVLFIDSSHVAKIGSDVLHFVFDVFPALQPGVIIHIHDIFYPFEYPCSWYAQGRAWNEAYLLRAFLQYNSAFEVLFFNSYMTTRHGDMFEKHTPLCMRNTGGSLWLRRMA; encoded by the coding sequence ATGAGCGATGATACCCGGTCGACACCGCGCCAGCTCGAAGAACTGGCCCGCCTTCGCCCCGAACTGGCCGATACCGCCATGCTGCTGCGTGACATGTACCTGACGCTGGAACAGCGTCGCCCGCGGTATGATACGACCTTTGTCGACGCCTACCCTCCGGGGCACTTCCACTCGCCCCTGCCCTCGCGTGACGAGGTGGCGGCCGTGGCCCATCGCGCCTTCGACGTGCCGGAAGGGGCCAACCCGCTGGGCGGGGTCGACCTTCGCGAACGCGAACAGCTGAAGCTGTACGCCGCTCTCGTGCCCTTCTACGCCGCTATGCCCTTCAAGGATCAGCCGACGGAAGGACTGCGCTACCATTTCGCTAACGACTTCTTCGCCCACACCGATGCCTTCGTCCTGTACGCCATGATGCGCCACTTCAGGCCGAGGCGCATCGTGGAGGCTGGTTCAGGCTTCTCGTCGTGCGTCATGCTGGATACCGACGAACGCTTCCTTGACGGTGCGACCCGCTTCACCTTCGTCGAACCCTATCCCGAACGGCTGCTGACCCATATCCGCCCCGAAGACAGGACACGGTGCACCATCGTCACCGACTTCGCCCAGAATGTCGCCCTCGAGACCTACACATCCCTCGAAGCGGGCGATGTGCTCTTCATCGACAGTTCGCATGTTGCCAAAATAGGCAGCGACGTGCTGCATTTCGTCTTCGATGTCTTTCCGGCGTTGCAACCCGGCGTCATCATCCACATCCACGACATCTTCTACCCCTTCGAGTATCCATGCTCGTGGTATGCACAGGGCAGGGCATGGAACGAAGCCTATCTGCTGCGCGCCTTCCTGCAATACAACAGCGCGTTCGAAGTGCTGTTCTTCAACAGCTATATGACCACGCGGCACGGTGACATGTTCGAGAAGCACACACCGCTGTGCATGCGCAACACCGGCGGCAGCCTCTGGCTGCGCCGCATGGCGTGA
- a CDS encoding putative bifunctional diguanylate cyclase/phosphodiesterase, translating to MSTASMNDAQGNSPRYASSPTVSMTVITLVLGMLLPAVVSILMLMASTQSRISEEENMMRAGLVEGMGLQVDEVVDALAQSLEVIAANGGADADDATRWTRLLQASRAFGKQFLEFHVANPNGDVISSSASLPEGINVADRAYFSTSLATEGMVASEGLVSRHTGQIALYFALAVRSDEEAHSGVVFAGFNGEVFGDMLRKAGPRSDGLTVFVLDRNGDSVYEHLPSGGRHPVHIPPADLRDCADGRRAWLEFGGTRHAVSVMAKRLATGEAPYLYLLVSTPDESFFSLSTLRGVTPLLLGTLCVALAALAAANRRIVHPLESLTRKVQAIEAGQPLPETAMESVREIGGLQTAVTRMAQAISQREQELAWFATHDDLTGLANRKALHEMLAARLDRLEEGASETVAVIFIDIDRFKAINDSMGHTWGDNVIAAFAARLGAFMHPLHAFCARVGGDEFVVVPDASATHNVVRDTRALLAHLGTPYDINGREVRLSASAGVLFVGDPGESPDVIIRNANAAMHRSKERGFGRISIFRPLHLDSYMLRLDIERELPLAAATGQLHMVYQPIVNASDGSLHSFEALMRWNHPRHGSLSPATFITVAEQTGHVGLLGDFALREAGACVRRFGEAGLLTPGLRFGVNISPAHLMAQDFLSDIESVLDAVSVPGDRITLEVTESALISTGAELMGRLETLAKRGLNFAIDDYGAGYSNIQYLASEHFRVIKIDKSLIDEVHLRDRMRAIVRSTVQLAHSLGCKIVAEGVETHAQANLLARLGCDYLQGYLFSRPVPETDAMRLAIRAMDQGTLLPPEAHPDA from the coding sequence ATGTCCACTGCTTCCATGAATGATGCGCAGGGCAACAGTCCAAGATACGCGTCATCCCCGACCGTCTCCATGACGGTCATCACACTGGTGCTGGGCATGCTGCTTCCTGCCGTCGTCTCCATCCTCATGCTCATGGCGTCGACACAATCGCGCATCAGTGAAGAAGAGAACATGATGCGTGCGGGCCTCGTCGAGGGCATGGGTCTGCAAGTGGACGAGGTCGTGGACGCCCTCGCCCAGTCGCTGGAGGTCATCGCGGCCAATGGCGGCGCAGATGCCGATGACGCCACACGCTGGACACGCCTGCTTCAGGCCTCACGCGCCTTCGGCAAGCAATTTCTCGAATTCCATGTGGCCAACCCCAACGGCGACGTCATTTCCTCCAGCGCAAGCCTGCCCGAAGGCATCAACGTGGCGGACAGGGCGTATTTCTCGACCAGCCTCGCCACCGAGGGCATGGTAGCCAGTGAAGGCCTCGTCAGCCGCCATACGGGCCAGATTGCCCTGTATTTCGCACTTGCCGTCCGTAGCGACGAGGAGGCGCACTCCGGGGTCGTCTTCGCGGGTTTCAACGGCGAGGTCTTCGGCGACATGCTGCGCAAGGCGGGGCCCCGTAGCGACGGGTTGACCGTCTTCGTCCTCGACCGCAACGGCGATTCTGTATATGAGCACCTGCCTTCAGGTGGGCGGCACCCTGTGCACATACCCCCGGCAGACCTCAGGGATTGCGCTGATGGCAGACGCGCGTGGCTTGAGTTCGGCGGCACCCGCCACGCCGTTTCCGTCATGGCAAAACGCCTTGCAACCGGCGAGGCACCGTACCTGTACCTCCTTGTCTCCACCCCTGATGAGAGCTTCTTCTCCCTCTCCACCCTGCGTGGCGTGACCCCGCTGCTACTCGGTACCCTGTGTGTCGCGCTGGCGGCCCTTGCCGCAGCCAACCGGCGCATCGTCCACCCGCTGGAAAGCCTCACGCGCAAGGTGCAGGCCATCGAAGCCGGGCAACCTCTTCCCGAAACGGCGATGGAGTCGGTGCGCGAGATAGGCGGATTGCAGACCGCCGTCACACGCATGGCCCAGGCCATATCCCAGCGCGAACAGGAACTGGCATGGTTCGCCACCCACGACGACCTCACGGGGCTTGCCAATCGCAAGGCCCTGCACGAGATGCTGGCTGCGCGCCTCGACAGGCTCGAAGAGGGGGCCAGCGAAACCGTCGCCGTCATCTTCATCGACATCGACCGTTTCAAGGCCATCAATGACAGCATGGGGCACACGTGGGGCGACAACGTCATCGCCGCCTTCGCCGCACGCCTCGGTGCGTTCATGCACCCCCTGCACGCCTTCTGTGCACGGGTGGGCGGTGACGAATTCGTCGTCGTCCCCGACGCGTCGGCCACGCACAACGTCGTGCGCGACACCCGCGCACTGCTCGCCCATCTTGGCACACCCTATGACATCAACGGTCGAGAGGTTCGCCTTTCAGCCAGTGCCGGGGTGCTCTTCGTGGGCGACCCGGGCGAAAGCCCCGATGTCATCATCCGCAACGCCAATGCAGCCATGCACCGCTCCAAGGAGCGCGGCTTCGGGCGCATCAGCATCTTCCGGCCCCTGCATCTCGACAGCTACATGCTGCGACTCGACATCGAACGCGAACTTCCCCTCGCGGCGGCGACCGGGCAACTGCATATGGTCTACCAGCCCATCGTCAACGCCAGTGACGGTTCGCTGCACTCCTTCGAAGCCCTGATGCGCTGGAACCACCCACGTCACGGGTCACTGTCGCCCGCCACCTTCATCACCGTGGCGGAACAGACGGGACACGTGGGGCTGCTGGGCGACTTCGCCCTGCGCGAGGCCGGGGCATGCGTCAGACGCTTCGGTGAGGCAGGACTCCTCACGCCCGGATTGCGCTTCGGAGTGAACATCTCCCCGGCACATCTCATGGCGCAGGATTTCCTCTCCGACATAGAAAGCGTGCTCGACGCCGTCTCGGTACCCGGAGACCGCATCACGCTCGAAGTCACCGAATCGGCCCTCATCTCCACCGGGGCTGAGCTCATGGGCAGACTCGAGACCCTGGCCAAACGTGGCCTCAACTTCGCCATCGACGACTACGGTGCCGGATATTCCAACATCCAGTACCTCGCCAGTGAGCACTTCAGGGTGATCAAGATCGACAAGTCGCTCATAGACGAAGTGCACCTGCGCGACAGGATGCGCGCCATCGTGCGTTCCACAGTACAACTGGCCCATAGCCTGGGCTGCAAGATAGTGGCCGAAGGCGTGGAGACCCACGCGCAGGCCAATCTTCTGGCGCGTCTCGGGTGCGACTACCTGCAAGGCTACCTTTTCTCGCGCCCTGTGCCCGAGACGGATGCCATGCGCCTTGCCATACGCGCCATGGATCAGGGCACGCTGCTGCCCCCCGAAGCCCATCCGGACGCGTAG
- a CDS encoding helix-turn-helix domain-containing protein, whose translation MEDKVLQAMKDAGKPVRPGDVAKALGVDGKEVSKAIDALKKSGRVVSPKRCFYEPA comes from the coding sequence ATGGAAGACAAGGTGTTGCAGGCGATGAAGGACGCGGGAAAGCCCGTGCGTCCCGGTGATGTGGCAAAGGCACTCGGCGTGGATGGCAAGGAAGTCTCCAAGGCCATCGATGCTCTCAAGAAGTCCGGCAGGGTGGTATCGCCCAAACGGTGCTTCTACGAACCCGCGTAG
- a CDS encoding PAS domain-containing sensor histidine kinase translates to MSCVQFQRCLGAAILHGCAACLSSAALAATAQPPPATDASGLGFVIATTAGAALCVVLLTLWRLRASSPHRHNRAPAHLVEAVADAGPALLWLSDTQGACIWVNARWRHFTGHSNEAARGDGWLYAIAAAGRDAARDFARTGASARRPCTMTFPMTRHDGVVRHMVAEGRPYHDTHGHYAGFCISCLDVTDLMEARRALEESERRFSTLVTNIPGAVYRCSSTPPWHMQFLSAGAANITGIPVSRFTDGTLTWESIVHPDDRAMLNHPVIEAINAPDGHFSLSYRIITAHGETRHMMEYGRPVKDSTGNVRYLDGVIFDVTEQQAISEALRDMRDFLHDVLEAMPSALVGFDVQGRVVQWNRVAESMTGVAAEDALDMPARDATRLLAGDDPRLLLALEHRTPDTFSRLSVYRDDGMHHVDVQTFTAGVADVLVMRVDDVTRRVRLEEALLQSEKMLSIGGLAAGMAHEMNNPLGAILQGAQNIQRRLDPALPANRAAAEEAHCPLDAMQSYMVARGIPGFLDGIQNAGARAASLVAHMLEFIRPSQGERTAIGLTTIIDRALALAGNDYSDNMNHDFRTLGIVRDYDPTDDIISCIPAELEQVFLNLFRNAAQAMRDKTYPEGISPELHIVTRVLPSEVRVDVIDNGPGISPAVRKRIFEPFFSTRDAGKGVGMGLAIAYFIITTNHGGTIECASRPGEGTRLTIRLPRDEGTTADPR, encoded by the coding sequence ATGTCTTGTGTCCAGTTCCAACGATGCCTTGGAGCGGCCATCCTGCACGGATGCGCAGCCTGCCTGTCCTCGGCAGCCTTGGCAGCGACCGCCCAGCCTCCCCCTGCCACCGACGCATCCGGACTGGGCTTCGTCATCGCCACCACTGCCGGTGCTGCGCTTTGCGTCGTACTCCTCACCCTGTGGAGACTTCGTGCCAGCTCACCGCACCGGCACAACCGTGCCCCTGCGCACCTTGTCGAAGCCGTGGCGGACGCCGGCCCCGCCCTGCTATGGCTTTCCGACACGCAAGGGGCCTGCATCTGGGTGAACGCACGCTGGCGTCACTTCACTGGACATTCGAACGAAGCAGCCCGCGGCGACGGCTGGCTCTATGCCATCGCCGCCGCGGGGCGCGACGCGGCGAGAGACTTCGCCCGCACCGGGGCCAGTGCTCGCCGCCCCTGCACCATGACGTTCCCCATGACACGCCATGACGGCGTCGTCCGGCACATGGTGGCAGAAGGCCGCCCCTACCACGACACGCACGGACACTACGCGGGCTTCTGCATCTCGTGTCTCGACGTGACCGACCTGATGGAAGCCAGACGCGCCCTCGAAGAGAGCGAACGTCGCTTCAGCACACTCGTCACCAACATCCCCGGGGCCGTCTACCGCTGTTCCAGCACCCCCCCGTGGCACATGCAGTTTCTCTCTGCCGGGGCCGCGAACATCACGGGCATTCCCGTCAGCCGCTTCACGGACGGGACCCTCACGTGGGAATCCATCGTGCACCCGGACGACCGCGCCATGCTGAACCACCCTGTCATTGAAGCCATCAACGCGCCTGACGGGCACTTTTCACTTTCGTACCGCATCATCACGGCACACGGTGAGACGCGCCATATGATGGAATATGGTCGCCCCGTGAAGGACAGCACTGGCAACGTGCGCTATCTCGACGGCGTCATCTTCGACGTCACCGAACAGCAGGCCATCAGCGAAGCCCTGCGTGACATGCGCGACTTCCTGCATGATGTACTCGAAGCCATGCCCTCGGCCCTTGTGGGCTTCGACGTGCAGGGCCGGGTCGTCCAGTGGAACAGGGTAGCCGAGTCCATGACAGGCGTCGCTGCCGAGGACGCACTGGACATGCCTGCACGCGATGCCACGCGCCTTCTCGCAGGAGACGACCCCAGACTGCTTCTGGCGCTGGAACACCGCACTCCAGACACCTTCAGCCGACTCTCGGTGTATCGGGACGACGGGATGCACCATGTCGATGTGCAGACGTTCACGGCAGGAGTCGCGGACGTTCTCGTGATGCGCGTGGATGATGTCACCCGCAGGGTGCGCCTCGAAGAGGCTCTGCTCCAGTCCGAAAAGATGCTCTCCATCGGGGGGCTGGCCGCTGGCATGGCCCACGAGATGAACAACCCCCTCGGCGCCATCCTTCAGGGGGCCCAGAACATCCAGAGACGTCTCGACCCTGCACTGCCAGCCAACAGGGCTGCCGCGGAAGAGGCACATTGCCCCCTCGACGCGATGCAGTCCTATATGGTCGCCAGAGGCATTCCCGGCTTTCTCGACGGCATCCAGAACGCCGGAGCGCGTGCCGCGTCCCTCGTGGCCCACATGCTCGAGTTCATCCGCCCATCGCAAGGCGAGCGCACCGCCATCGGCCTCACCACCATCATCGATCGTGCCCTTGCGCTGGCAGGCAACGATTACTCCGACAACATGAACCACGACTTCAGGACCCTGGGCATCGTTCGCGACTACGACCCGACGGACGACATCATCAGCTGCATCCCAGCTGAACTCGAGCAGGTGTTCCTCAACCTGTTCCGCAATGCGGCCCAGGCCATGAGGGACAAGACCTATCCGGAGGGCATCTCGCCGGAGTTGCACATCGTCACCCGGGTGCTGCCCTCCGAAGTCAGGGTCGACGTCATCGACAACGGCCCCGGCATCTCACCCGCAGTGCGCAAACGCATCTTCGAGCCGTTCTTCTCGACGCGGGACGCGGGAAAGGGCGTGGGCATGGGTCTTGCCATCGCCTATTTCATCATAACCACCAACCACGGCGGCACGATCGAATGCGCCAGCCGACCCGGAGAGGGCACCCGCCTCACCATCAGACTCCCGCGTGACGAAGGCACTACAGCAGACCCTCGGTAA
- a CDS encoding dienelactone hydrolase family protein — MHIILATEIWGHTPHVDTLAERLRSCASDVVVIDPYDGTDPDFGCEQDAYAAYCRQCGHEAFAARVEQALVRAGVDTVLVGFSAGATAVWSVLCAAECEARGGVGFYGSGIRTLLDRTPRAPVELVFPAYEEHFDVGTVVDSLAAQPDVRCHVVPQGHGFMNPLAAHFDPSAHEAWTSWLVRRVAAFTAS, encoded by the coding sequence TTGCACATCATCCTTGCCACGGAGATATGGGGGCACACCCCGCATGTGGATACGCTGGCTGAACGATTGCGCTCCTGTGCATCCGACGTGGTTGTCATCGACCCCTACGACGGCACCGACCCGGATTTCGGCTGTGAACAGGACGCCTACGCGGCGTATTGCAGGCAGTGCGGGCATGAGGCGTTCGCCGCACGCGTCGAGCAGGCGCTGGTGCGTGCCGGGGTTGATACCGTACTCGTGGGCTTCAGTGCCGGGGCGACGGCGGTGTGGTCCGTGTTGTGTGCGGCGGAATGTGAGGCACGTGGCGGCGTAGGGTTCTACGGTTCGGGCATCCGAACGCTGCTTGACCGCACTCCACGCGCTCCCGTCGAACTGGTGTTCCCTGCCTACGAAGAGCATTTCGACGTGGGCACCGTAGTGGACAGCCTCGCAGCGCAACCAGACGTGCGTTGTCATGTGGTGCCTCAGGGGCACGGTTTCATGAACCCCCTCGCGGCCCACTTCGACCCTTCGGCCCATGAAGCGTGGACCTCGTGGCTGGTGCGCCGGGTGGCTGCGTTCACAGCATCCTGA
- a CDS encoding sodium:proton antiporter, with the protein MKRLSPALIAATLSLLLAPIAAFASGGHHDLDGSVLTVAWALPFACMLLSIAVMPLALPHFWHHHFGKVSAFWALAFLVPCAAVFGMQTAIYQVLHTFLLEYVPFLILLFALFTVAGGVRLKGSLVGTPVVNTAILAVGTLLASWMGTTGAAMLLIRPLLRANSHRRFRVHSVVFFIFLVANIGGSLTPLGDPPLFLGFLKGVSFFWTTSHLLMKTILVSVILIAAFFVLDTVLFNREGRPVPPNAESGEKLGLDGVVNLPLLGGVVALVLMSGLWKPEVAFNVYGIEVELQNLARDLGLLGIAALSLKLTSTECRRLNEFTWGPIEEVAKLFAGIFVSMIPAIAILKAGEAGALAPVINMVTHDGQPVNTMYFWLTGILSSFLDNAPTYLVFFNTAGGDAMHLMNDIPETLAAISAGAVFMGANTYIGNAPNFMVRSIAEEQGVPMPSFFGYMAWSCGILVPCFILVTWLFFM; encoded by the coding sequence GTGAAGCGTCTCAGCCCTGCCCTCATCGCGGCCACGCTATCCCTGCTGCTGGCCCCCATCGCCGCCTTCGCCTCCGGCGGCCACCACGACCTCGACGGCTCCGTCCTCACCGTCGCATGGGCACTGCCCTTCGCCTGTATGCTGCTCTCCATCGCCGTCATGCCGCTTGCGTTGCCGCACTTCTGGCACCATCACTTCGGCAAGGTGTCGGCCTTCTGGGCACTGGCCTTCCTTGTACCCTGCGCCGCCGTCTTCGGCATGCAGACCGCCATCTATCAGGTACTCCACACCTTCCTGCTGGAGTACGTGCCCTTCCTCATCCTGCTCTTCGCCCTGTTCACCGTGGCGGGCGGCGTCCGCCTCAAGGGCTCACTGGTAGGTACCCCTGTGGTCAACACAGCCATCCTCGCCGTGGGCACCCTGCTGGCAAGCTGGATGGGGACCACCGGCGCGGCCATGCTGCTCATCCGCCCGCTGCTCCGTGCCAACAGCCACCGCCGCTTCCGCGTGCATTCGGTAGTCTTCTTCATCTTTCTCGTGGCGAACATCGGTGGCTCGCTGACCCCGCTGGGCGACCCGCCACTCTTCCTCGGCTTCCTCAAGGGTGTCAGCTTCTTCTGGACCACCTCGCACCTGCTGATGAAGACCATCCTCGTCTCGGTCATCCTCATCGCCGCGTTCTTCGTCCTCGACACGGTGCTCTTCAACCGTGAAGGGCGTCCCGTGCCCCCCAATGCCGAATCCGGCGAAAAGCTGGGACTCGACGGCGTGGTCAACCTGCCGCTGCTTGGCGGCGTGGTGGCGCTGGTGCTCATGTCCGGCCTGTGGAAGCCCGAAGTCGCCTTCAACGTGTACGGCATCGAAGTCGAACTGCAGAACCTCGCCCGCGACCTCGGCCTGCTGGGTATCGCCGCCCTGTCTCTCAAACTCACCAGCACTGAATGCCGCCGCCTGAACGAGTTCACATGGGGTCCCATCGAGGAAGTCGCCAAGCTCTTCGCGGGCATCTTCGTGAGCATGATTCCCGCCATCGCCATCCTCAAGGCTGGCGAAGCGGGCGCACTGGCACCGGTCATCAACATGGTGACCCACGACGGGCAGCCCGTGAACACCATGTACTTCTGGCTGACCGGCATCCTGTCCAGCTTCCTCGACAACGCCCCCACCTACCTCGTGTTCTTCAACACGGCTGGTGGCGACGCCATGCACCTCATGAACGACATCCCCGAGACCCTCGCCGCCATCTCCGCCGGCGCGGTGTTCATGGGCGCCAACACCTACATCGGCAACGCGCCCAACTTCATGGTGCGTTCCATCGCCGAAGAACAGGGCGTGCCCATGCCCAGCTTCTTCGGCTACATGGCATGGTCGTGCGGCATTCTCGTCCCGTGCTTCATCCTCGTGACGTGGCTCTTCTTCATGTAG